Proteins co-encoded in one Capsicum annuum cultivar UCD-10X-F1 chromosome 9, UCD10Xv1.1, whole genome shotgun sequence genomic window:
- the LOC124887109 gene encoding uncharacterized protein LOC124887109: MGSLDVASQSIESGTARELVINIVNITIYFHYGGDWVTQPGILYQKGSVQYWKGYDPDLLSFIDLVNEYTSRFGFVIVQQLIVLGPFGKFFKIQGDEGIRTLLSFVSEDYQSIHLFATDDCELSVDVLDIVKHSSSFLLAPIFDEAGIDCSDTESDSEVVFSCSEYDTDESKNFVEKKRRTIKASLQDYKEIFRGMSFKDISEAIQFCKLYALSKKVELVMVKSDKKRLRYTCRADGCPFQLLIFEDDTTPGASVKKLVDHIDPHLNGYDNNIIDYFTIAYYFKKKIQSDPKYRVKDMKDDLHRVFEVNVSEAKCKRIGFKAGLRPLIGLDVIFLKGKIKGQLLVAVGQDSMNCFYPIAWAVVDKETKRTWTWFLKHLKHLLELQSGKRITFISDMQKGLVDIVQNILLDAHHRYCPVRGEIFWKIDLSQAIKPQKMVKHGGRPKEKRERQKEEALKRQGEWKQSRKGLLMSCGICGLPNRNSRSCAKRTKQAAGKKKEPTGEKK, translated from the exons ATGGGttctttggatgtggcaagccagtccATAGAGTCAGGAACTGCCAGAGAGCTG gTTATTAATATAGTAAATATTACCATATACTTTCATTATGGTGGAGATTGGGTTACACAACCAGGAATACTTTATCAGAAAGGAAGTGTCCAGTATTGGAAAGGGTATGATCCTGATCTTCTCTCTTTTATTGACCTAGTAAATGAGTACACAAGTAGGTTTGGTTTTGTAATTGTCCAACAACTTATTGTACTTGGACCTTttggtaaattttttaaaatacaaggaGATGAAGGAATTAGAACACTATTGTCTTTTGTATCCGAGGATTATCAATCCATTCACTTGTTTGCTACTGATGATTGTGAGTTATCTGTTGATGTACTAGACATTGTCAAGCATAGTAGTTCTTTTTTACTTGCTCCAATATTTGATGAAGCAGGAATAGATTGTAGTGACACTGAAAGTGATAGTGAAGTGGTGTTTAGCTGTTCAGAATATGACACTGATGAATCAAaaaattttgttgaaaaaaaGCGAAGGACTATAAAAGCTAGTTTGCAAGATTATAAGGAGATTTTTAGGGGTATGTCCTTTAAGGATATATCAGAAGCAATACAATTTTGCAAACTTTATGCTTTATCTAAGAAGGTGGAACTTGTTATGgtgaaaagtgataaaaaaagATTGAGATATACATGTCGTGCTGATGGATGTCCTTTTCAATTATTGATCTTTGAGGATGACACCACTCCTGGAGCGAGTGTCAAAAAACTAGTAGATCATATTGATCCCCATTTGAATGGATATGACAATAATATTATTGACTACTTTACTATAGCATACTATTTCAAGAAAAAGATTCAAAGTGATCCAAAATACCGGGTGAAGGATATGAAGGATGATTTACATAGGGTGTTTGAAGTAAATGTAAGTGAAGCAAAGTGCAAGAGA ATAGGTTTTAAGGCAGGTTTAAGGCCACTCATTGGGTTAGATGTCATATttcttaaaggaaaaataaagggACAATTATTAGTTGCTGTTGGTCAGGACAGTATGAACTGTTTCTATCCTATAGCATGGGCTGTGGTAGATAAAGAGACTAAAAGGACTTGGACTTGGTTCTTGAAACATTTGAAGCATTTACTTGAACTTCAAAGTGGCAAAAGAATTACATTTATATCAGACATGCAAAAG GGGCTGGTTGATATAGTACAGAATATTCTGTTGGATGCACATCATAGATATTGT CCTGTTAGGGGAGAAATCTTCTGGAAGATTGACCTTTCACAAGCTATTAAACCACAAAAAATGGTCAAGCATGGTGGAAGGCCTAAGGAAAAGAGGGAAAGACAAAAAGAAGAGGCACTTAAGAGGCAAGGAGAATGGAAGCAATCAAGAAAAGGTTTATTAATGTCATGTGGCATATGTGGACTGCCTAATCGTAATTCAAGAAGCTGTGCAAAG CGTACAAAGCAAGCTGCTGGTAAGAAAAAAGAGCCTACTGGGGAAAAAAAGTAG